GACGCTTGTGGTGAAGGACCTGAACCTTTCCATCGGCAAGGGCGAGTTCCTGACCATGCTGGGCCCGTCCGGCTCGGGCAAGACCACCTGCCTGATGATGCTGGCCGGATTCGAGACCGCCACCCATGGCGAGATCCGGCTGGACGGCCGCAACATCAACGACGTCCCGCCGCACAAGCGCGGCATCGGCATGGTGTTCCAGAACTATGCCCTGTTTCCGCACATGACCGTGGGCGAGAACCTGTCCTTTCCGCTGGAAGTGCGCGGCATGGCCAAGGCCGAGCGCGAAAGCCGGGTCGCCCGCGCGCTCGACATGGTGCAGATGGGCCGCTTCGCCAGCCGCCGCCCGGCGCAGCTTTCGGGCGGCCAGCAGCAGCGCATCGCGCTGGCCCGCGCGCTGGTCTTCGACCCCAAGCTGGTCTTGATGGACGAGCCGCTGGGCGCGCTCGACAAGCAGCTGCGCGAGCACATGCAGTTCGAGATCAAGGCCCTGCACGACCGGCTGGGCATCACCGTGGTCTATGTCACCCATGACCAGGGCGAGGCGCTGACCATGTCGGACCGCATCGCCGTGTTCAACGACGGCCGCATCCAGCAGCTGGCGCCGCCGCCGGTGCTGTACGAGCAGCCCGAGAACAGCTTCGTCGCCGGCTTCATCGGCGAAAACAACGCGCTGCGCGGCACGATCGAGCAGCTTCAGGGCGACAAGGCGCTGGTGCGGCTGCAGAATGGCGAGGTGATCGACGCCACCGCCGTCAACATCCGCGAAAGCGGCCAGACCACCACGGTCTCGATCCGGCCCGAGCGGGTCGAGTTCAAGCCCGACCTGATGCCCGCCGGCGCCCATACCGTCGAGGCCCAAGTCCGCGACGTGGTCTATATGGGCGACATCCTGCGCGCCCGGCTGAACGTCGCCGGCCAGGACGATTTCGTGATGAAATACCGCAACACGCTGGGCCAGGTGAAGCTGTCGCCCGGCCAGACCATCCGCATCGGCTGGCACCCCGAGGATGCGCGGGCGCTGGATCCGGTCTGATTTCGTATCGAAAGCAAGGGAGTTGAGATGAAACGCATGTTGATCCTGACCTCGGCCCTGGTCGCCTCGGCGTCCGTGGCCCAGGCGCAGGACAGGCAGGTGAACCTGCTGTCCTGGGGCGGTGCCTATGGCAACAGCCACGTTCAGGCCTATGCCAAGCCGTTCGAGGCCAAGACCGGCATCAAGGTCACGGTCGCCGACGCCGACAACCCGGCCACGCCGCTCAAGGCGCAGGTCGAGGCCGGCAATGTCACCACCGACGTGGCTTCGGTGGAATATGCCGACGCGGTGCGGCTGTGCGACGAGGGGCTGCTGGAAACCAT
This portion of the Paracoccus sp. N5 genome encodes:
- a CDS encoding ABC transporter ATP-binding protein, giving the protein MTSPTGNEAFVVFDHVQKSYDGQTLVVKDLNLSIGKGEFLTMLGPSGSGKTTCLMMLAGFETATHGEIRLDGRNINDVPPHKRGIGMVFQNYALFPHMTVGENLSFPLEVRGMAKAERESRVARALDMVQMGRFASRRPAQLSGGQQQRIALARALVFDPKLVLMDEPLGALDKQLREHMQFEIKALHDRLGITVVYVTHDQGEALTMSDRIAVFNDGRIQQLAPPPVLYEQPENSFVAGFIGENNALRGTIEQLQGDKALVRLQNGEVIDATAVNIRESGQTTTVSIRPERVEFKPDLMPAGAHTVEAQVRDVVYMGDILRARLNVAGQDDFVMKYRNTLGQVKLSPGQTIRIGWHPEDARALDPV